The proteins below are encoded in one region of Persephonella sp.:
- a CDS encoding glycosyltransferase gives MNNTLFELNVSKIKPNFPECLYFHKQDESIYLHHNKIKVNNFEEHSNDFKIIFNTFFGAFPVENWIRYTDIDKIFIEINAKGKFVVNIWADNGMEPPQRLKFLEIEEIEEKTIFIPINLRELPFQRGIIFPEIRILSPDFEMSFLRYSTEENPKKKVKLAIIMPTFKRETYVKRNVDLLQKELLSDKNYDVHLFVIDNGQTLEKKLLDKVSIIPNKNYGGAGGFGRGLLEVWDKDFTHILFSDDDIEFEVESIKRTINFFRYSKDDNVVIGGGMFNLNTKHILNEQGGFSYYMKLILAKPNRDMCNQHNVINFTYHEKINYFGWWFFATSKDVFKKYGFPLPIFFRGDDQEFGIRISKDTNFISLLGVGVWHEEFYKKDMPLTDYYIIRNNLILSMIHEEKSITLIKNLLRRFLGALLTYRYERAKFIVKGMEDFLKGASFIEKTKADEYHKKLMNNQKKRPVDVKDIFVEYKFNRPLKNGFLKKVFMALTLNGHLLPPFLIQKGKTPHDDGYVIEPLHSHRLGAIFRKETVLYYEPTTNRGIEYKKDSSLFFRLLFKGLGKILKIYINYGDLQKDYQKVFPYITSKEFWEKYLGIRKS, from the coding sequence ATGAATAACACTTTATTTGAACTTAATGTAAGTAAAATTAAACCGAATTTTCCAGAATGTTTATATTTTCATAAACAAGATGAAAGCATTTATCTTCACCATAATAAGATCAAAGTAAATAATTTTGAAGAGCATAGTAATGATTTCAAAATAATATTCAATACATTTTTTGGTGCTTTCCCTGTAGAAAATTGGATTAGATATACAGATATAGATAAGATATTTATCGAAATTAATGCTAAAGGGAAATTTGTTGTTAATATATGGGCTGACAATGGTATGGAACCTCCGCAAAGATTAAAATTTTTAGAAATAGAAGAAATAGAAGAAAAAACTATATTCATACCAATAAACCTTAGAGAGTTACCCTTTCAAAGAGGAATAATTTTTCCTGAAATTCGAATTTTAAGTCCTGATTTTGAAATGTCTTTTTTAAGATATTCTACAGAAGAAAATCCTAAGAAGAAAGTTAAACTTGCAATCATAATGCCAACTTTTAAGAGAGAAACATATGTTAAAAGAAATGTAGACTTACTTCAAAAAGAACTTCTATCAGATAAAAATTACGATGTCCATTTATTTGTGATTGACAATGGCCAAACTTTAGAAAAAAAACTTTTAGACAAAGTATCCATAATTCCAAACAAAAATTATGGTGGAGCAGGAGGATTTGGTAGAGGTTTATTAGAAGTTTGGGATAAGGATTTTACCCATATTCTTTTTTCTGATGATGATATAGAATTTGAAGTCGAATCTATAAAAAGAACCATTAATTTCTTCCGTTATTCAAAAGATGATAATGTAGTTATCGGAGGAGGAATGTTTAATCTTAATACTAAACATATTCTTAATGAACAAGGAGGATTTTCCTATTATATGAAATTAATACTTGCCAAACCGAATAGAGACATGTGTAATCAACATAATGTTATCAATTTTACATATCATGAAAAGATAAACTATTTCGGATGGTGGTTTTTTGCTACCTCAAAAGATGTATTCAAGAAATATGGATTTCCATTACCTATATTTTTCAGAGGAGATGACCAAGAATTCGGTATAAGGATTTCTAAAGATACAAATTTTATCTCTCTATTAGGTGTGGGGGTGTGGCATGAAGAATTTTATAAAAAGGATATGCCTTTAACAGATTATTATATTATTAGAAACAATCTTATCTTATCTATGATACATGAGGAAAAAAGTATTACTCTAATCAAAAATTTACTAAGGAGATTTTTAGGTGCACTACTTACGTATAGATATGAAAGAGCAAAATTTATTGTGAAAGGAATGGAAGATTTTCTTAAAGGAGCTTCTTTTATAGAGAAAACGAAGGCAGATGAGTATCATAAAAAACTTATGAATAATCAGAAAAAAAGACCTGTAGATGTTAAAGATATTTTTGTTGAATATAAATTTAATAGACCTCTAAAAAATGGTTTTCTAAAAAAAGTATTTATGGCATTAACATTGAATGGTCATTTATTACCTCCTTTTTTAATCCAGAAAGGCAAAACACCTCATGATGATGGATATGTTATTGAACCTTTACATTCTCATAGGCTTGGAGCCATTTTTAGAAAAGAAACTGTTTTATATTATGAACCCACTACTAATAGAGGTATAGAATATAAAAAGGATAGTTCTTTATTTTTCAGATTATTGTTTAAAGGGCTTGGGAAAATTCTAAAAATTTATATAAATTATGGTGACTTACAAAAGGATTATCAAAAAGTTTTCCCTTATATAACATCAAAAGAATTTTGGGAGAAATACTTAGGAATAAGGAAGTCTTAA
- a CDS encoding glycosyltransferase: MNNIVKLVPIIVTYNRLEKLKIAVNTWLKTDIYKLVIVNNASTDDTKSYLEKISKENNKLVVINLEKNTGGAGGFYKGIEYAFKEIDFDWIVLQDDDAYPDVDSINYFLNEKDLSTADAYMSAVYYPSGKISLMNMPGYLPFKTFKQSLKTMIQVGKGFHIDKNLYYLEEEHIVDFASFVGLFIKKEVIEKVGLPKKEFFIYGDDIEYTVRITKSGFKIKFDPKLRFFHDCETLHFDKRKIYKPLWKAYFTYRNGIILYKQLSGKLFPLVLLNKMLIWTLNGLFYSNKTDYYKLLWKSIIDGIKENTQDNAEIINKFNKL, encoded by the coding sequence ATGAATAACATAGTAAAATTGGTTCCAATTATAGTAACCTATAACAGATTAGAAAAACTTAAGATTGCCGTAAATACCTGGTTGAAGACAGATATTTATAAACTTGTTATAGTAAATAATGCTTCTACCGATGATACAAAATCTTACTTAGAGAAAATATCTAAAGAGAATAACAAATTAGTTGTAATAAATCTTGAAAAAAACACAGGTGGAGCAGGAGGTTTTTATAAAGGAATTGAATACGCCTTCAAAGAAATTGATTTTGATTGGATAGTTTTACAAGATGATGATGCCTATCCGGATGTTGATTCTATAAATTATTTTTTAAATGAAAAGGATCTTTCCACAGCAGATGCTTATATGTCAGCTGTATATTATCCATCTGGTAAAATTTCATTAATGAATATGCCGGGATATTTACCATTTAAAACTTTTAAGCAAAGTTTAAAAACTATGATTCAGGTAGGAAAAGGTTTTCATATAGATAAAAATTTATACTATCTGGAAGAAGAACATATTGTAGATTTTGCTTCTTTTGTAGGACTTTTTATAAAAAAAGAAGTTATAGAAAAAGTAGGTCTTCCTAAAAAAGAATTTTTCATATATGGAGATGACATAGAATATACAGTTCGTATAACAAAATCAGGATTTAAAATTAAATTTGATCCTAAACTTAGATTTTTCCATGATTGTGAAACACTGCACTTTGATAAGAGAAAAATCTATAAACCCTTATGGAAAGCATACTTTACTTATAGAAATGGTATTATTTTGTATAAACAATTAAGTGGTAAATTATTTCCTTTAGTTCTTTTAAATAAAATGCTTATATGGACTTTAAATGGGTTATTTTATTCAAATAAAACAGATTATTATAAGCTTTTGTGGAAATCTATAATTGACGGTATAAAAGAAAATACTCAGGATAATGCTGAAATAATAAATAAGTTTAATAAACTTTAG
- the wbaP gene encoding undecaprenyl-phosphate galactose phosphotransferase WbaP, with amino-acid sequence MKKDILSTFLLVIIDIIAFYISLFLAIITRKLLVYLPFDIPPLYFSYSHFLRLWWIPIIFILFIAYEKLYVKRYPFWDEVKELLKAITISIVVIFAIISLGKLSDKISRLTIILLWMYSIFIFPVFRLIGKKFLHNLGIWQQDLIIIGASEPGINVAEGLINDKHMGYKIVGFLDDFKKNFVEIKNKKIPILGKIKEFEDISERYNLGGVVIAVSSLDKEKVTKITNYFHQKVRRVYVIPDIKGIALLNSELYHLFMQQLFLIRLHNNLGSKINQILKRTFDILLSIFLLPFLLILVLIIAVLIKLDSPGPIFFVQQRIGKGGRTIKVYKFRSMYIDSQERLKEILEKDPEARKEWETYFKLKNDPRVTKVGKFLRKTSLDELPQIFNVLKGDMSFVGPRPVTKEEIEKYYKDYASYYYMVRPGITGLWQVSGRSNTDYDFRVTLDSWYVLNWSLWLDIIILFKTVKVVLKREGAY; translated from the coding sequence TTGAAAAAGGATATATTATCTACTTTTCTTTTGGTTATTATAGATATAATAGCTTTCTATATTTCACTTTTTTTAGCTATAATTACCCGGAAACTATTAGTTTATTTACCTTTTGATATTCCTCCGCTTTATTTTTCTTATTCACATTTCTTAAGATTATGGTGGATACCTATAATATTTATATTGTTTATAGCATATGAAAAGCTTTACGTAAAGAGATATCCATTTTGGGATGAAGTAAAAGAATTATTAAAGGCAATAACTATATCTATTGTTGTTATTTTTGCAATAATTTCTTTGGGAAAATTGTCTGATAAAATTTCAAGACTTACTATTATATTGCTTTGGATGTATAGTATCTTTATTTTTCCAGTATTTAGATTAATAGGAAAAAAATTTCTTCATAATCTTGGGATATGGCAGCAAGATTTAATAATAATCGGTGCTAGTGAACCAGGCATAAATGTTGCAGAGGGATTGATAAATGACAAACATATGGGCTATAAAATAGTAGGATTTTTAGATGATTTTAAGAAAAATTTTGTTGAAATTAAAAATAAGAAAATACCTATCTTAGGGAAGATAAAAGAATTTGAAGATATTTCAGAGAGATACAATCTTGGTGGAGTTGTTATAGCAGTCTCTTCTTTAGATAAAGAGAAAGTTACAAAAATTACCAATTATTTTCATCAGAAAGTTAGGAGGGTTTATGTTATTCCTGATATAAAAGGAATAGCTCTTCTAAATAGCGAACTTTATCATCTTTTTATGCAGCAACTTTTTCTTATAAGACTTCATAATAATTTAGGCTCTAAAATAAACCAAATTCTAAAAAGAACTTTTGATATTTTGCTATCTATTTTTTTGCTTCCCTTTTTGTTAATTTTAGTATTGATAATTGCAGTATTAATTAAATTGGATTCTCCAGGTCCTATATTTTTTGTTCAACAAAGAATCGGTAAAGGTGGAAGGACAATAAAGGTTTATAAATTTAGAAGTATGTATATAGATTCTCAAGAAAGGTTAAAAGAGATCTTAGAAAAAGACCCTGAAGCACGAAAAGAATGGGAAACATACTTTAAACTTAAGAATGATCCACGGGTAACAAAAGTTGGGAAATTCTTGAGGAAAACTTCTTTAGATGAATTACCTCAGATTTTTAATGTTTTGAAAGGAGATATGAGTTTTGTTGGTCCACGACCTGTAACAAAGGAAGAAATAGAAAAATATTATAAAGATTATGCTTCCTATTATTATATGGTAAGGCCTGGAATTACAGGATTATGGCAAGTAAGTGGAAGAAGTAATACGGATTATGATTTTAGAGTTACTTTAGATAGTTGGTATGTTTTGAATTGGTCTTTATGGCTTGATATAATAATACTTTTTAAAACTGTGAAAGTTGTATTAAAGAGAGAGGGAGCTTACTAA
- the galE gene encoding UDP-glucose 4-epimerase GalE, which produces MRILVTGGAGYIGSHVVKQLGEKGYDVLTIDNLSTGHKEAVLYGKLEVLDLSDKEKLKEVIKNFSPDAVMHFAASIEVAESVKNPLKYYRNNTANTLNLLEVLQEFGINKFIFSSTAAVYGEPENAPIKETEPLNPINPYGKSKAFVEHILKDMSNAYGFRYVSLRYFNVAGADPEGRIGESHNPETHLIPLILKTAKGERKSIKIFGTDYPTPDGTAIRDYIHVEDLANAHIVALEYLLNGGESDVFNCGYGHGYSVREVVETAKKVTGIDFPVEETDRRPGDPAVLVADNSKLVNKLDWKPKYDDIEYIIKTAWNWEINKKY; this is translated from the coding sequence ATGAGAATTCTCGTTACTGGTGGGGCTGGATATATAGGAAGTCATGTTGTTAAGCAACTTGGAGAGAAAGGGTATGATGTTTTAACTATAGATAATTTATCAACAGGGCATAAAGAGGCTGTTTTATATGGTAAATTAGAAGTCTTAGATTTATCAGATAAAGAAAAGCTAAAAGAAGTTATCAAAAATTTCTCTCCCGATGCTGTCATGCATTTTGCCGCATCTATTGAAGTTGCTGAGTCTGTTAAAAATCCATTGAAATATTACAGAAATAATACTGCAAACACCTTAAACCTGTTGGAAGTTTTGCAAGAATTTGGAATTAATAAATTTATATTTTCCTCTACTGCAGCTGTTTATGGTGAACCTGAAAATGCCCCTATAAAAGAAACAGAGCCTTTAAATCCAATAAACCCTTATGGAAAATCTAAAGCTTTTGTTGAACATATTTTGAAAGATATGAGCAATGCTTATGGATTTAGATATGTTTCCTTAAGATATTTCAATGTAGCAGGTGCAGACCCAGAAGGAAGAATTGGAGAAAGCCATAATCCAGAAACCCATTTAATTCCACTAATACTTAAAACCGCAAAAGGAGAAAGAAAAAGTATAAAAATTTTTGGAACTGATTACCCTACTCCTGATGGGACAGCTATAAGAGATTATATTCATGTTGAAGATCTCGCAAATGCCCATATTGTTGCTCTTGAGTATTTACTTAACGGTGGAGAGAGTGATGTTTTTAACTGTGGATATGGACATGGATATTCAGTTAGAGAAGTTGTTGAAACTGCTAAAAAAGTTACGGGTATAGACTTTCCAGTGGAAGAAACAGATAGAAGACCTGGAGACCCAGCTGTTTTAGTTGCAGACAATTCGAAGTTAGTCAACAAGTTAGACTGGAAACCAAAATATGATGATATTGAATATATAATTAAAACGGCGTGGAACTGGGAAATAAATAAAAAATACTAA
- a CDS encoding O-antigen ligase family protein translates to MNKTSLQQIYIFLLILSAFISISIFEVFVVIGLLWVIFEIFKKRKELFKGSFRYPLIMYSGVTVISTALYAPKMFTKSIEEGIFQLLYFFDIRPDKEQIKKIIYLFLTIGIILSFVIFYFYFTKHNIKPIWGGAFEVGQFFGMFSLMAFFVFVYYYKLKSKKFFLFFTLFLFFFAILIFAHKRSPLLGYLVVAYLSIIVLYKNKMFPKIWFWGLNVLLTVSLIGGYIYLSKTDYRFKTFNEMIIGKKPFSSKTLDIAASGRVRIAKDAILIIKDDIKNHRWINLLIGHGVRSGYYLPHVYSWKELKRYESIFILTEFIEKGLIGLLAILAIFFLAFWKFLGIKIQNVEDVLVLGIFVPLLIHLVGVIFTFFWDALLPMYLLLFKIGEIYFSREER, encoded by the coding sequence TTGAATAAGACAAGTTTACAACAAATTTATATCTTTTTGCTAATATTATCTGCATTTATTTCTATATCTATTTTTGAAGTCTTTGTGGTTATTGGTTTATTATGGGTCATATTTGAAATTTTTAAGAAAAGAAAAGAACTATTCAAGGGAAGTTTTAGATATCCACTTATTATGTATTCAGGAGTTACAGTTATTTCTACTGCCTTATATGCACCTAAAATGTTTACTAAGTCTATAGAAGAAGGAATTTTCCAGCTTTTGTATTTTTTCGATATTAGACCAGATAAAGAACAAATTAAAAAAATAATTTATTTATTTTTAACTATTGGGATAATTCTGTCTTTCGTTATTTTTTATTTTTACTTTACAAAACATAATATTAAACCAATATGGGGCGGTGCTTTTGAAGTAGGCCAGTTTTTTGGAATGTTTTCTTTGATGGCATTTTTTGTATTTGTTTATTATTACAAATTAAAAAGCAAAAAGTTTTTTTTATTCTTTACCCTGTTCTTATTCTTCTTCGCTATTTTAATTTTCGCACATAAAAGGTCTCCTTTACTTGGTTATTTAGTGGTTGCTTATTTATCTATAATTGTTCTTTACAAAAATAAAATGTTCCCTAAAATTTGGTTTTGGGGATTAAATGTTTTGCTTACAGTTTCTCTTATAGGAGGATATATTTATCTATCGAAAACAGATTATAGGTTTAAAACATTTAATGAAATGATAATAGGAAAAAAACCATTTAGTTCAAAAACACTGGATATAGCTGCAAGTGGACGGGTTAGGATTGCAAAAGATGCCATTTTAATAATAAAAGATGATATTAAAAACCACAGATGGATAAATCTCCTTATTGGTCATGGCGTAAGGTCAGGATACTACTTACCTCATGTGTATAGCTGGAAAGAGTTAAAAAGATATGAGTCTATATTTATATTAACAGAATTCATAGAAAAAGGATTAATAGGCTTATTGGCCATATTAGCCATATTCTTTTTGGCTTTTTGGAAATTTTTGGGTATTAAAATTCAAAATGTAGAAGATGTATTGGTTCTTGGTATATTTGTTCCATTGCTTATTCATTTAGTGGGAGTAATATTTACATTCTTCTGGGATGCGTTGCTTCCGATGTATTTGCTTTTGTTTAAGATAGGAGAGATTTATTTTAGTAGGGAGGAAAGATAA
- a CDS encoding mannose-1-phosphate guanylyltransferase/mannose-6-phosphate isomerase gives MKSIILAGGSGTRLFPLSRKYFPKQFLNIADNKSLFQKTIERNLKVTGEMKDILVITNKDYKFHVINQIKDILGKDINTNVLLEPIGKNTAPAIALAVRYLQDKLGVDENEVVFVSPSDHIVSPTEKFVNFVKKAEDLAKNGFIVTFGVNPTKPETGYGYIEADTSNKINNAYKVKQFHEKPDLETAQKYILSGNYYWNSGMFAFSIRTILDELKKFSPEIYELINEKSYEEVLDNFENMPDISIDYAVMEKTDKAVVLPLELLWSDVGSWDSIYDVMNKDENKNVKTGKVIDIDTKNSLIIGDERLIATIGIDDLIIVETPDVVMIAKKGEGQKVKELVNRLKNDKELKHLTEFHTTVYRPWGSYTELEKGERYRIKRITVQPGQALSLQMHYHRSEHWVVIKGTAKVILENEEGELKEYFVHENESIYVPKTTKHRLINPGKVPLEIIEVQVGEYVEEDDIVRFNDVYKR, from the coding sequence ATGAAATCTATTATACTTGCTGGTGGGAGTGGGACAAGGTTATTTCCTTTATCCCGTAAATATTTTCCCAAGCAGTTTTTGAATATAGCTGATAATAAAAGTCTTTTTCAGAAAACAATAGAGAGGAATCTCAAAGTTACCGGGGAGATGAAAGATATTTTGGTTATAACCAACAAGGATTATAAATTTCATGTGATAAATCAAATCAAAGATATTTTAGGAAAAGATATTAATACAAATGTTTTACTTGAACCCATAGGGAAAAACACTGCACCTGCAATTGCTTTAGCAGTTAGATATTTGCAAGATAAACTTGGAGTTGATGAAAATGAGGTTGTTTTTGTATCCCCTTCTGACCATATAGTATCTCCGACTGAAAAATTCGTAAATTTTGTTAAAAAAGCAGAAGATTTAGCAAAAAATGGTTTTATAGTAACATTTGGCGTAAATCCTACAAAGCCGGAAACCGGTTACGGATATATAGAAGCAGATACATCAAATAAAATTAATAATGCTTATAAAGTTAAACAATTTCATGAAAAGCCAGACCTGGAAACTGCTCAGAAATATATATTGTCAGGCAACTATTACTGGAATAGTGGTATGTTTGCTTTTAGTATAAGAACTATTTTAGATGAGCTTAAAAAATTTTCTCCTGAGATTTATGAACTGATAAATGAAAAAAGCTATGAAGAAGTTTTAGACAATTTTGAAAATATGCCTGATATATCAATAGATTATGCAGTTATGGAAAAGACAGATAAAGCTGTTGTTCTCCCTCTGGAGCTTTTATGGTCAGATGTTGGTTCATGGGATAGTATATACGATGTTATGAACAAAGATGAAAATAAAAATGTCAAAACAGGAAAAGTAATAGATATAGATACAAAAAATTCTTTAATTATAGGAGATGAAAGATTAATTGCTACTATAGGAATTGATGACCTGATAATAGTTGAAACTCCCGATGTGGTTATGATTGCAAAGAAAGGAGAAGGTCAGAAAGTAAAAGAATTGGTAAATAGATTAAAAAATGACAAAGAACTAAAGCATCTTACTGAATTTCATACAACAGTTTATAGACCATGGGGAAGCTATACTGAGTTAGAGAAAGGAGAAAGATATAGAATAAAAAGAATTACCGTTCAACCTGGACAGGCCTTAAGTTTGCAGATGCATTACCATAGAAGTGAACACTGGGTTGTTATTAAAGGAACTGCAAAAGTTATATTGGAAAATGAAGAAGGAGAATTGAAAGAATATTTTGTCCATGAAAACGAAAGTATATATGTTCCTAAAACTACTAAGCACAGACTTATAAATCCGGGTAAAGTTCCCCTTGAGATAATAGAAGTTCAGGTGGGAGAATATGTAGAAGAAGATGATATAGTTAGATTTAATGATGTCTATAAGAGATAA
- a CDS encoding RNA polymerase sigma factor RpoD/SigA, with the protein MADSDKEQTTLNLYIQKMAEHPLLSPEEEKELARRAKKGDKEALKKLVEGNLRFVVNVAKNFMGWGVPLTDLIAAGNLGLIEAAKRFDPDRDVKFISYAVWWIRQAIMQTIFQQTGAVRIPVKESLFISKVKETYEKLKEKLKREPTIEEIAKEVDASPKKVRNALQVVRMPYSLDKPLGEEEDLTLLDLLSKKGTEDVEKEIVEESLHKELNKLLNALDERERAIIEYRFGLKGEEPKTLTEVGEILGISRERVRQLEQRALKKLRTLAIKKHLKDFLS; encoded by the coding sequence ATGGCTGATTCAGATAAAGAACAAACCACTTTAAACTTATATATACAAAAAATGGCAGAACATCCCCTTTTGAGCCCTGAAGAAGAAAAAGAACTTGCCAGAAGGGCTAAAAAAGGGGATAAAGAAGCCCTAAAAAAATTAGTTGAGGGCAACCTTAGATTTGTTGTAAATGTAGCCAAAAACTTTATGGGATGGGGTGTTCCACTTACAGACCTCATTGCAGCCGGAAATCTTGGTCTAATAGAAGCAGCAAAGAGATTTGACCCTGATAGAGATGTTAAATTTATCTCCTATGCTGTATGGTGGATTAGACAGGCAATTATGCAGACCATATTCCAGCAAACAGGAGCAGTCAGAATTCCAGTAAAAGAATCACTTTTTATAAGCAAAGTAAAAGAAACATATGAAAAACTAAAGGAAAAACTTAAGAGGGAACCTACTATAGAAGAAATTGCAAAAGAGGTTGATGCTTCCCCTAAAAAAGTCAGAAATGCATTACAAGTTGTTAGAATGCCTTATTCCCTTGACAAACCTCTCGGAGAAGAAGAGGATTTAACATTATTAGACCTGCTTTCAAAAAAAGGAACAGAAGACGTAGAAAAAGAAATAGTTGAAGAATCTTTACACAAAGAATTAAACAAACTTCTTAATGCTCTTGATGAAAGGGAAAGGGCAATTATAGAATACAGATTCGGTCTAAAAGGAGAAGAACCAAAAACCCTAACAGAAGTAGGAGAAATTCTGGGTATATCACGGGAAAGGGTCAGACAACTGGAACAACGGGCACTGAAAAAGCTGAGAACCCTTGCGATTAAAAAACATCTTAAAGATTTCTTATCTTAA